TGTTGGAGGGTTATCCAATAGTGATCAGACATTCCTGTAAAAATTATTGCAATCAAATAGTAGTTGACAGAAGTAACACCAGCTAGCAAAACGAAACAAAATACTATTACTCCCATAATTCCTGTTTCAGAAAAAACTAATAAAAAAATATTGTGTACTGGTTGCATTTCCCATACGTTTAGATAAGTATTGCTCACTTTAACCAAACCTGGAATAAAGTTGTTTACACCTGTCCCTGTCCAAAAGTTCTCTTTAATCAATTGAAGTGATGCTTTTATAAGTTCTATCCTGTGGACGATAAAGCGTTCACCGAAATCGATAAAAAACAAACCAGAAGCAAATATGGTTCTTAACTTTACTAAAAGCAGCACTAAAACTGTCAAGTAAACATTAAGAGAGTTAGTTAAAATTAAATTAGTTATAACTAGTATTAATAAGGCCCAAAAATACCTTGGATTAAATTTAGACTTAAGTTGTAACAAAAACATTCCAAAAATCAGCAAAAAACCAGCAAAAGAGTTGGGGTGTGAAAATGTAGCGTACGGGTATGGGGCGACGTTTGGGTCACTAAAAATAAAGGCTCTTTCTCCCAACCAATAAAAAATGCCACCGATAGAACCTTTGGTTAAAAATTGTAATAAACCAAGGACGCAAACAATAAAAATAGAATAAGAAAGTGGTTTGATAAAATGATTGTAAATATCAAACTTTTTTAAGTTAATTATAACCAAACCCAACAAAAGCATTTCTGAAACTTTAATCCAACCATAAATAGCGGGTGTTGCAAACAATGAATTGTAGATGTTTATTGAAGCAAACATTAAATAAAGAAGGGTAAAAATTAAATATTTTCTCGTAAACTTAATTTTTCTTATTCCAAAAAAAATTACTAATAAAGTAACAACATCTGTCAAATAAAGTTTAGGTATTAAATAGTCAATACTAAAACCATAAACAGATGTGGCAAAAATATCAAAGTGATAAACCAGCTGGAAAGGAAGTGAGAGAGAGAGAAGTGAAATTAAATACAACATTTAGTTGTATTATACAATTACTTGGGCTTGATAACTAAATATCTATCTGGCTCAACACCTTCAGAGAGAGTGTCCACGTCGCTTCGCTCCGATAAGTGCATATGAACAACCCTTCTTTGAGATGCACTTAAATTATAAAGTGGTTGGGGTTCTTTTGTTTCAAGTGCCCTGTCAGCAGATTGATCAGCAAGTTCTTTTAACTTTTCATCCTGTTTTTGTCTGTAGTCACCAACATTAACAATTAATCTATACCATTCTCCAGTTTGCCCCTTTAAAATAATGCCTAATACTGTTTGGAGGGCGTTTATATTTTCCCCCCTAAAACCAATCAGTAGACCTGTTTCGTCTTCTGTTGAAAGATTAACCTCATAAGTGCTATCTCCCAAGTCAACCACTTCAACATCTGCAGTAACTCCAGCAAGTTTTAATAACTCCTCTGTTAAAGATTTTATCTTGTCATTCATATTAAGTATGGCGTTATTGTAACAAACCTATCCGATTTAGAAAAGGGGTAAGACCGCCCCAACCTGAAGTTTTATATTGTTGGTACATTTGGAAAATTGAAAAGAGCAACCAATAAAGTGCAAGGCCAGAAGGGAAATTAATACCAAAAAGAATAGTCATTAGTGGGAAGGTGTAAATCATTGAAGATTGCATTGCAACTGCCATATCATCAGCTTGACCTGTTGTAGCCTTGGCAATTTTTTCTTCTTTTTTGACTAAAGGTGCCATCATTTTAGCTGAAAAAAACTGCAACGCTCCAGCTAATAACAATAGTGGGCCTGGAATTGGAAAGGGAATACCATCAAATCTAAAAACGTCAGGGTATCTAACATCTAGGTATAAAAACTTAGTATCAATAACTGTTCCATCTGCAAACTTAAGGGCTCCATATAACAAATCATTTAATATTTTTACCGTATCTCCATTTTGAGCCAGCACTCTTGTAAAAACATTAAACAGTGCAATCATAATAATGATATTTAAAATATAGGGGAGACAACCTGCAGTTGGGTTAATTCCTTTTTGCTTATAAAGCTCAGTTTGAGCAGCCATTAAAGCTTTTGGATCGCTTTTATATTTGATCTTTAGTTTTTTGACTAATGGCTCAACGTCCTTAATTTTCTTCATTGAGTTCATATAGGGTTTGGTTAGGGGATTTGTTAAAAATCTTAAAAAGACACTAAAACCAATAATGGCTAGTCCCATATCTGAAAAGAGTAGGTTATAAAAAAGGATAAGACCATTTGTAAGTGGTTGTACTAATATAACAGTAAAAATATTCATATAGTTTTTTTAAAAAAATTACCTTGACCAACTATTACACCTAAGTAGTTGTTTTAGACCTAAAAAGACACCTCTGATGATACCATGTTTCTCAATCATTAACACCGTGTATTCAGAGCAGGTGGGTTTAAACCTGCAACCTCCTCCACCAAACATAAAGACAAGTAGGGGAGAAAGAGTAGATTTATATATTTTTAATAATAACCTCATTTACTTCCCTTTCCAAGTCTTTTTTATCGGCCCTAAGAACCGCTGGTTTAATTAAAAATACAACATCGTATCCTTTTTTGAGGGTAGGTAACTTCTGCCTAACCACTTCAGACATTATTCTCTTTATCCTATTTCTGACAACAGCTTTCTTTGATATTTTTGTAGAAATTATAAAACCAAAACAAGACTCTTCATTATCATCTCTAAAATAGGATCCCATGCCAAAGGACGTAGACTGATACATCTTTCCATCTATTTCAATACGTGCAAAATTAACTTTTTTCTTGAGTCTGTTCCTAGAGGGTAACATTATTCACTTGCAGTTAGTCTTTTTCTTCCTTTTAAAATCCTTCTTTTAATGACCTTTTTTCCTCCTTTTGAGGAATTCCTAGCCATAAAGCCAAACTTTTTAATTCTCTTTTTTTTGTGTGGTTGAAATGTTCTTTTTGTTGACATGGGTGAAGTATAACAGAAACAACCAAGATTCTAAATACTAAAAAAACTAATCCGCCCTTGACTCAGTACAATTATTTTCTCCAAAAGGGCATGCTTCACATTTTTCAGGAATTGGAAAAACTCTTGCAATAACACTGTTTTGATCAAAACCCTGGACACTGCCATCGCATACACCTATTGAATCTTCCAGTTTAAAATCTACCACACCAGGACCATCAATTGTCGCAAGAATCAACTCAGTTGTCATAATAGCCTGATATTACTCTCTCTCCTCGTAAATTTCAACCATTTGTTTACAATTATTTTTTACTTTTTTTGACTAATAAAAAGAATTGGGTAATTGCCCCTTGTATATTGTGGATAACTTTTTGTATGATGTGACTCTCCTGCCCTTACTATTTTCAATGAAAAAAGAAGACTACATTAAAACCTGGAAAGAAGTTTTGGAAATTATTAAAATTTCTGTTTCTGAAGCATCTTACAAAACCTATGTTTCTCAAACACATCTTTCTGATTTGAAAGAAATAGGGGATAGAGTTATTGCAGAAATAGGGTGTGAGTCTTTTTTTGTAAAACAACAAGTAGAGCAAAGGTATGCAGGATTAATACAGGACACACTAACCAAACAACTAGAAAAATCAGTTGACGTTACTTTTATTGTTAAGCAGTCCACTGTTCACACAAAACAAACAGTGGAGACAATAACCCCACTTTTTGACACTCCTAAAATAGATAAGGAAGAGGTTGAAATGGCTATTAAAAGAGCAAACATTAGAACCTTTTTCACTTTTGA
This bacterium DNA region includes the following protein-coding sequences:
- a CDS encoding O-antigen ligase family protein → MLYLISLLSLSLPFQLVYHFDIFATSVYGFSIDYLIPKLYLTDVVTLLVIFFGIRKIKFTRKYLIFTLLYLMFASINIYNSLFATPAIYGWIKVSEMLLLGLVIINLKKFDIYNHFIKPLSYSIFIVCVLGLLQFLTKGSIGGIFYWLGERAFIFSDPNVAPYPYATFSHPNSFAGFLLIFGMFLLQLKSKFNPRYFWALLILVITNLILTNSLNVYLTVLVLLLVKLRTIFASGLFFIDFGERFIVHRIELIKASLQLIKENFWTGTGVNNFIPGLVKVSNTYLNVWEMQPVHNIFLLVFSETGIMGVIVFCFVLLAGVTSVNYYLIAIIFTGMSDHYWITLQQNLLLFTFVLALSKIAKKH
- a CDS encoding KH domain-containing protein produces the protein MNDKIKSLTEELLKLAGVTADVEVVDLGDSTYEVNLSTEDETGLLIGFRGENINALQTVLGIILKGQTGEWYRLIVNVGDYRQKQDEKLKELADQSADRALETKEPQPLYNLSASQRRVVHMHLSERSDVDTLSEGVEPDRYLVIKPK
- a CDS encoding YidC/Oxa1 family membrane protein insertase, producing the protein MNIFTVILVQPLTNGLILFYNLLFSDMGLAIIGFSVFLRFLTNPLTKPYMNSMKKIKDVEPLVKKLKIKYKSDPKALMAAQTELYKQKGINPTAGCLPYILNIIIMIALFNVFTRVLAQNGDTVKILNDLLYGALKFADGTVIDTKFLYLDVRYPDVFRFDGIPFPIPGPLLLLAGALQFFSAKMMAPLVKKEEKIAKATTGQADDMAVAMQSSMIYTFPLMTILFGINFPSGLALYWLLFSIFQMYQQYKTSGWGGLTPFLNRIGLLQ
- the yidD gene encoding membrane protein insertion efficiency factor YidD, which produces MFGGGGCRFKPTCSEYTVLMIEKHGIIRGVFLGLKQLLRCNSWSR
- the rnpA gene encoding ribonuclease P protein component → MLPSRNRLKKKVNFARIEIDGKMYQSTSFGMGSYFRDDNEESCFGFIISTKISKKAVVRNRIKRIMSEVVRQKLPTLKKGYDVVFLIKPAVLRADKKDLEREVNEVIIKNI
- the rpmH gene encoding 50S ribosomal protein L34; amino-acid sequence: MSTKRTFQPHKKKRIKKFGFMARNSSKGGKKVIKRRILKGRKRLTASE